One window from the genome of Jeotgalibaca sp. MA1X17-3 encodes:
- a CDS encoding amidohydrolase has product MKTLVTNIHVLTMDADFNEYSSGYILFEDQLILETGSMLDAPLDLDITVIDGEGAIALPGMVNTHTHIGMIPFRSLGDDTPDRLTRFLFPLENACMTKELAYHSGKYAIAEMQLAGITTFLDMYYFEDELAKATDEMGSRAILGETILENACDVTEPFGGLAYSETFISKWIGHERITPAIAPHAPYTNTDSSLKEASRIARKYDVPFTIHLSEMDFEMRKYADEHGKTPVAYLADLGVLDEKVIAAHGIFFTDEDIEILKNNKVAVAHCIGANTKSAKGVAPVQKMLEAGLRLGLGTDGPSSGNTLDLFTQMRMFANFHKTTLKDRSAFPARDIVRLATIGGAEAIGLDHQIGSLEKGKKADFVLVETDSVNMFPIFDAYSALVYSANSGNVRDVIIDGKQVVKEKQLTQQELTVLRTNINNQMTHFREVALDLKKYKNDSDRSV; this is encoded by the coding sequence ATGAAGACATTAGTTACGAATATACACGTTTTGACCATGGATGCTGATTTTAATGAGTATTCTTCTGGCTATATTCTTTTTGAAGATCAACTTATTCTGGAAACCGGTTCTATGTTAGATGCACCTCTTGATTTAGATATAACCGTTATAGATGGGGAAGGAGCTATTGCTCTACCCGGAATGGTGAACACACATACACATATTGGGATGATTCCTTTCCGTTCACTAGGTGATGATACCCCTGACCGTCTCACGCGCTTTTTGTTTCCATTAGAAAATGCCTGTATGACCAAAGAGTTAGCTTATCATAGCGGGAAATATGCCATTGCTGAAATGCAATTAGCAGGTATAACTACCTTTCTAGATATGTATTATTTTGAAGATGAACTTGCGAAGGCTACAGATGAAATGGGCTCTCGTGCCATTTTAGGAGAGACAATTTTAGAGAACGCCTGCGATGTGACGGAGCCATTTGGTGGGTTAGCTTATTCAGAAACATTTATTTCGAAGTGGATCGGTCACGAACGAATTACTCCCGCAATTGCACCTCACGCTCCTTATACAAATACAGATTCTTCTTTAAAGGAGGCTTCTCGTATCGCTCGTAAATATGATGTTCCTTTTACGATTCATTTAAGTGAAATGGACTTTGAAATGCGTAAGTATGCAGATGAACACGGTAAAACGCCCGTTGCATACTTAGCTGATTTAGGTGTTTTAGATGAAAAAGTGATTGCTGCTCATGGTATTTTTTTCACGGATGAGGATATTGAAATTCTTAAAAATAACAAAGTTGCAGTTGCTCACTGTATCGGTGCTAATACTAAATCAGCTAAAGGAGTAGCACCCGTTCAAAAAATGCTAGAGGCTGGACTAAGACTGGGCTTAGGAACGGATGGTCCTAGTAGCGGTAACACCTTAGATTTATTTACTCAGATGAGAATGTTTGCTAATTTTCATAAAACAACGCTGAAAGATCGCTCTGCTTTTCCAGCACGCGATATTGTTCGATTAGCAACCATCGGTGGTGCTGAAGCTATTGGTTTAGACCATCAAATTGGATCATTAGAAAAAGGGAAAAAAGCCGATTTTGTGTTAGTAGAAACCGATTCAGTTAATATGTTCCCCATTTTTGATGCCTATTCTGCATTAGTTTATTCAGCAAATTCTGGCAACGTACGAGATGTAATAATTGACGGGAAACAGGTGGTAAAAGAGAAACAATTGACCCAACAGGAATTAACTGTATTACGTACTAATATAAATAATCAAATGACTCATTTTCGAGAAGTTGCTTTAGATTTGAAAAAATATAAAAATGATTCAGATCGTTCTGTTTAA
- a CDS encoding YbaN family protein, translated as MKKGLLITVGFLSFGLGSIGVILPILPTTPFLLLSAYCFARGSKRFDVWLKETTLYKIYVADYVETGTIPFKRKWKIAANIYLLMGISIYFVPIQMVKILLIILTMFITFFLFFIIPTENGKK; from the coding sequence TTGAAAAAAGGTCTTTTGATAACAGTAGGATTTCTATCTTTTGGCTTAGGTTCAATTGGAGTAATCCTTCCTATTTTACCAACGACTCCCTTTCTGCTACTCAGCGCCTATTGTTTTGCAAGAGGCTCTAAGCGATTTGATGTTTGGTTAAAGGAAACAACGTTATATAAAATATATGTTGCTGATTATGTAGAGACGGGAACTATTCCTTTCAAACGTAAATGGAAGATAGCAGCGAACATCTATTTGTTAATGGGAATTTCGATTTACTTTGTTCCGATACAAATGGTTAAAATTCTACTGATCATCCTAACGATGTTTATAACCTTTTTCTTGTTTTTTATAATCCCTACTGAGAATGGTAAAAAATGA
- a CDS encoding amidohydrolase family protein yields MKKKFINATIYKHDHASEILVEDGKFVAIGNNVGEADETIDLQGRLVLPPYVDSHLHLDYYFTGQDDKIKNESGTLFEAIDLWNDYKKGTTKEEMKERIRRAVHDVASYGTQFIRAQTDCTDPNLTGIKAALEVRDELKDNITIQVVAFPQNGMYSYNEEGKSGRDLVEEALQLGADCVGGIPHNEWSSEEGKESVKEIVRLAIKYNKLIDVHCDETDDVQSRFVEILNAEVMKQGYGKSTTASHTCSFGSVDDSYAFRMMGLFRKSGINFVACPTENLFLQGRQDTYPKRRGLTRVKEFVDHDINVAFGQDSIVDLWYPAGSGNLMNILDNGLHATQLMREQDFPRNFDLITYNGAKLMQIEDRYGLDEGKPANFIVLDAPNPFEAQRRRVECLASIRNGEYLFHKKSPAYETELDINRQTK; encoded by the coding sequence ATGAAGAAAAAGTTTATCAACGCTACAATCTACAAACATGACCATGCTTCTGAAATTTTAGTAGAAGATGGAAAATTTGTAGCAATCGGAAATAATGTAGGTGAAGCAGATGAGACAATCGACTTACAGGGACGTTTAGTATTACCTCCTTACGTAGACTCTCATTTACACTTAGACTACTACTTTACTGGTCAAGACGATAAAATTAAAAATGAATCCGGAACTTTATTTGAAGCGATTGATTTGTGGAATGACTATAAAAAAGGAACTACGAAAGAAGAAATGAAAGAACGTATTCGCCGAGCCGTTCATGATGTAGCTTCTTATGGTACACAATTCATTCGAGCACAAACAGATTGTACGGACCCTAACTTAACAGGAATCAAAGCTGCATTGGAGGTACGAGATGAATTAAAAGATAATATCACCATTCAAGTAGTCGCTTTCCCACAAAATGGTATGTATTCTTATAATGAAGAAGGGAAGTCCGGTCGTGACCTAGTTGAAGAAGCCTTACAATTAGGAGCAGATTGTGTGGGTGGTATTCCTCATAATGAATGGAGTTCCGAAGAAGGAAAAGAATCTGTTAAAGAAATCGTTCGTCTTGCTATTAAATATAACAAGTTAATTGATGTACATTGTGACGAGACAGATGATGTCCAATCTCGATTTGTAGAAATACTAAACGCGGAAGTAATGAAACAAGGGTATGGAAAATCAACTACCGCTTCTCATACCTGTTCATTTGGATCTGTAGACGATTCATACGCTTTTCGAATGATGGGTTTATTCCGCAAGTCAGGAATCAATTTTGTTGCCTGTCCAACTGAAAATTTATTCTTACAGGGACGTCAAGATACTTATCCAAAACGACGTGGGTTGACTCGAGTAAAAGAGTTTGTTGATCATGATATTAACGTTGCTTTCGGTCAAGACTCGATCGTTGATTTGTGGTATCCGGCTGGATCGGGAAACTTGATGAATATTTTAGATAACGGATTACATGCAACACAACTCATGCGAGAACAAGACTTCCCTCGTAATTTTGACTTGATTACTTACAACGGAGCAAAATTAATGCAAATAGAAGATCGTTACGGTTTAGATGAAGGAAAACCTGCAAACTTTATTGTCTTAGATGCTCCTAATCCTTTTGAAGCACAACGTCGCCGTGTTGAGTGTTTGGCTTCTATTCGCAACGGAGAGTATCTATTTCATAAAAAATCACCCGCTTATGAAACAGAATTAGATATTAATCGTCAAACAAAATAA
- a CDS encoding PotD/PotF family extracellular solute-binding protein yields MKNWKTATLSLATVALLAACGSTNSNEGSDSSTANNDGNLVVSTFALSEDIIDRDIFQPFKKDKGIELVYEVGNSGERFTKLQNNPNSTIDVIELSQANAATGVEEGLFETLDETKVPNLANLVDGAMDAVATSGAPYTMNSIGIIYNEEAAGMEINEWSDLWDPSLAGKISIPDITTTFGPAMLHVASDFKGVDITTDDGAAAFEALNELKPNITKTYTKSSDLANLFQSGEIVAAVVGDFAYPIISGANPDVEYLVPESGTYANFNTLNVAVSSENKELAYEFINWKLSQELQTTTAASLNEAPTNKDVELDDEVAENKTYGDIAQRAKAIDYTFVNTNLEQWISQWNQTLNQ; encoded by the coding sequence ATGAAAAATTGGAAAACAGCTACTCTATCTCTTGCAACCGTTGCGTTATTAGCAGCTTGTGGAAGTACGAATTCAAACGAAGGTTCTGATTCAAGTACAGCAAACAATGATGGGAACTTAGTTGTTTCTACCTTTGCATTAAGCGAAGACATTATTGACCGTGATATTTTTCAACCATTTAAAAAAGATAAAGGAATAGAACTTGTTTATGAAGTAGGTAATTCCGGAGAACGTTTTACAAAACTACAAAATAATCCAAATTCTACTATCGATGTGATTGAGCTTTCCCAAGCCAATGCAGCTACTGGTGTAGAAGAAGGTTTATTTGAAACGTTAGATGAAACAAAAGTACCCAACCTAGCAAACTTAGTAGATGGCGCCATGGATGCAGTAGCAACATCTGGGGCACCTTACACCATGAATAGTATTGGAATTATCTACAATGAGGAAGCTGCTGGCATGGAAATCAATGAATGGTCTGACTTATGGGATCCTTCTTTAGCTGGAAAAATTTCTATTCCTGATATCACTACTACATTTGGTCCTGCTATGCTCCACGTGGCAAGTGACTTTAAAGGTGTGGACATCACTACTGATGATGGTGCTGCAGCATTCGAAGCACTAAATGAATTGAAACCGAACATTACAAAAACATATACAAAATCTTCTGATTTAGCTAATTTATTCCAATCTGGTGAAATAGTTGCTGCTGTAGTTGGTGACTTTGCCTACCCAATCATTTCAGGAGCAAACCCTGACGTAGAGTACTTGGTTCCTGAATCTGGTACCTATGCAAACTTCAACACACTAAACGTCGCAGTGTCTTCTGAGAACAAAGAGTTAGCTTATGAATTTATCAATTGGAAATTAAGTCAAGAACTTCAAACGACAACCGCTGCTTCTTTAAACGAAGCACCAACGAATAAAGATGTAGAGTTAGATGATGAAGTGGCTGAAAACAAAACGTATGGTGATATCGCTCAACGCGCTAAAGCAATTGACTATACTTTCGTAAATACTAATTTAGAACAGTGGATTTCACAATGGAATCAAACTTTAAACCAATAA
- a CDS encoding adenine deaminase C-terminal domain-containing protein gives MKIDLLLENAFVFNVFRKTFEKKNIAIANEKFYYVSEASLRELEPTEILDVEGKFIVPGFIDIHMHIESSMIPPSIFSGVALSYGITTVVADSHEIANVFGQAGIEAFMQEKTDLDIFYAIPSSVPSTTPELETTGGLIGLNEVASLLEHPKVIALGEAMNFKGITDEPNSLIRQILKKVQELKPLMPLEGHIPRVSGETLAKFMHAGLTADHTQQTPESILEKVSSGVFLELQKKSITPENIQTVVDYDLYEHIAIITDDIMADDLLKGHLDENVRLAVACGMPVEEAIYTTTYTPARRMGLQDRGAIASGFLADFIILDDLETIGIDSVYKKGRCVHQREDKIVYPLTKPKFPDYFYDSIHCKPLTNKDLEIHVDGNQDSVTCNVIQIQEIGTFTEHVQREIPVINGILDWENSGLSLIMVMERYGKNGNIGYGLIEHSLKEKGAVATTWAHDHHNLMVMGTSIEDILLAQHKILDLKGGYVVSKNGELSASCPLPIGGILSDENVYTLGNQLKNVRQAMVDLGYRNTNEIMSFSTLSLPVSPQLKITDFGMMDVHTHALVPLIEGKE, from the coding sequence ATGAAAATTGATTTATTACTAGAAAATGCTTTTGTATTTAATGTTTTTAGAAAAACATTTGAAAAGAAAAACATAGCCATTGCTAATGAGAAATTCTATTACGTGAGCGAAGCAAGCTTGCGTGAGCTCGAGCCCACAGAAATTTTGGATGTGGAAGGAAAGTTTATTGTTCCAGGATTCATTGATATTCATATGCACATTGAAAGTTCTATGATTCCTCCTTCTATTTTTTCAGGAGTAGCTCTTTCCTATGGAATTACTACCGTTGTAGCTGATTCCCATGAAATTGCTAATGTATTCGGACAAGCAGGAATAGAAGCGTTTATGCAAGAAAAAACAGATTTAGATATCTTTTATGCCATTCCTTCATCCGTTCCTTCCACCACACCTGAACTTGAAACAACCGGCGGATTAATTGGTTTAAATGAAGTAGCTTCACTTTTAGAACACCCTAAAGTGATTGCTTTAGGGGAAGCAATGAACTTTAAAGGAATAACAGATGAACCAAATTCTCTTATCCGTCAAATTTTGAAAAAAGTTCAAGAATTAAAGCCGTTAATGCCATTAGAAGGACATATTCCTCGAGTGTCAGGAGAAACACTAGCTAAATTCATGCATGCAGGTCTTACGGCAGATCATACACAACAAACACCGGAATCAATCTTAGAAAAGGTAAGTAGTGGCGTCTTTTTAGAACTACAAAAAAAATCAATTACTCCAGAAAATATTCAAACAGTAGTAGATTACGATTTGTATGAGCACATTGCGATTATTACAGATGATATTATGGCAGACGATTTATTAAAAGGTCATCTCGATGAAAATGTACGTTTAGCAGTAGCATGTGGAATGCCAGTTGAAGAAGCTATTTATACTACAACGTATACTCCTGCTCGTCGGATGGGGTTACAAGATCGAGGCGCAATTGCTTCTGGATTTTTAGCTGATTTCATCATCTTAGATGACTTGGAAACAATAGGGATTGACTCTGTATATAAAAAGGGAAGATGTGTCCATCAACGAGAAGATAAAATCGTTTATCCTCTAACGAAACCAAAATTCCCCGACTATTTTTATGATAGCATCCATTGCAAACCATTAACTAATAAAGATTTAGAAATTCATGTAGATGGAAATCAAGATTCTGTGACTTGTAACGTCATTCAAATCCAAGAAATCGGGACATTTACAGAACATGTTCAACGAGAAATCCCAGTTATAAATGGAATCCTTGATTGGGAAAATAGCGGTCTTTCTTTAATTATGGTCATGGAACGATATGGCAAGAATGGGAATATTGGATATGGTCTAATAGAACATTCTTTGAAAGAAAAAGGAGCCGTTGCAACGACGTGGGCTCATGATCACCATAACTTAATGGTGATGGGAACTTCTATTGAAGATATTCTACTTGCACAACACAAGATCTTAGATTTAAAAGGTGGCTATGTGGTTAGCAAAAATGGTGAACTTTCAGCTAGCTGTCCCCTACCCATAGGCGGTATTTTGAGCGATGAAAATGTCTATACGCTAGGAAATCAATTGAAAAACGTTCGACAAGCGATGGTTGATTTAGGCTATCGAAATACGAATGAAATCATGTCCTTTTCTACCCTTTCTTTACCTGTTTCTCCTCAGCTTAAAATTACCGATTTTGGAATGATGGATGTCCATACACATGCTCTTGTTCCATTGATAGAGGGAAAAGAATGA
- a CDS encoding TraX family protein has protein sequence MEYFKKGISGHQLKMFAIVLMVFDHIQQMFSYAGAPLIFTMLGRSVLTIFLFTSVEGYYYTRDKKKYAIRLLLFYWMMNVLNGIISQLFPLEPVTLLNNVFGTLLVAVIVMFLIDCFKNKKGLKGLLLLAIPLIPTVLTNLLLQIKPDSVYNFYLLFPSYTVNEGGKLMIVLAGVLYIFREKRVLQCLAIFLGAIASTGLDSDGLLTTNIQWMMIFSIVPILLYNGQKGKSSKYFFYTFYPTHVYALYILSYFYAMYYF, from the coding sequence GTGGAATATTTTAAAAAAGGAATATCAGGACATCAACTAAAAATGTTTGCTATTGTATTAATGGTTTTTGATCACATACAACAGATGTTTTCTTATGCGGGTGCTCCTTTAATTTTCACAATGTTAGGGCGTTCTGTCCTTACTATTTTTTTGTTTACAAGTGTGGAAGGGTATTACTACACACGAGACAAGAAAAAATATGCGATTCGTCTTTTATTATTTTACTGGATGATGAATGTACTAAATGGGATCATCTCTCAACTCTTCCCATTAGAGCCAGTAACCCTACTCAATAATGTATTTGGCACGCTTTTAGTGGCAGTCATTGTCATGTTTTTGATAGATTGTTTCAAAAACAAAAAGGGACTGAAAGGTTTACTTTTATTAGCGATTCCATTGATTCCAACGGTACTAACGAATCTTCTCTTACAAATAAAACCAGATTCAGTATATAATTTTTATCTTTTATTTCCTTCTTATACAGTAAATGAAGGTGGAAAACTTATGATTGTGTTAGCTGGAGTGTTATATATTTTTAGGGAGAAAAGAGTTCTTCAATGTTTGGCGATTTTTTTAGGAGCGATTGCTTCGACAGGATTAGATAGTGATGGGTTGTTAACTACCAATATTCAATGGATGATGATCTTTTCGATCGTCCCCATTCTTTTATACAATGGTCAAAAAGGGAAAAGTTCAAAATACTTTTTTTATACGTTTTATCCTACTCATGTATACGCTCTATATATCCTCTCCTATTTTTATGCGATGTATTATTTCTAA
- a CDS encoding linear amide C-N hydrolase produces MKVGIDTMCTTVGFAYQEGFVFGRTLELGMKLDNNILFVPKNKKDYIQSRNGTFASKYACIGTGFFNIPSFGDGINEKGLVASSNFLPGYATFAKEPVEGKINLITSDAFDYLLTRCKNISEVREEAKKLVLLEHGDTEKDVSTSNHFFFMDSEGNKVVLEPKDGILMAYDNPYGVLTNAPEFPWHATNLKNYLHLKPENVEETIFNEATVSKLGEGSGMVGLPGDFTPPSRFVRSAYFVSNTPKDLKRGAAILQAFRILSQANIPTGAIVDPVGGHCDETLYTSVMDTNKQAYYIKCHDNINLQSFYLDDYKNNNEITFIPLEKEMNL; encoded by the coding sequence ATGAAAGTAGGGATAGATACGATGTGTACAACTGTTGGATTTGCGTATCAAGAGGGGTTCGTTTTTGGTCGAACTTTGGAGTTAGGGATGAAATTAGATAATAATATTCTTTTTGTACCAAAAAATAAAAAAGATTATATTCAATCAAGAAATGGAACGTTTGCATCTAAATATGCTTGTATAGGGACAGGTTTCTTTAATATTCCTTCTTTTGGTGATGGTATAAATGAAAAAGGGCTAGTAGCTTCTAGTAATTTTTTACCTGGATATGCAACGTTTGCTAAAGAACCGGTAGAAGGAAAAATTAACTTAATTACTTCTGATGCATTTGATTACTTACTAACAAGGTGCAAAAATATCTCAGAAGTACGAGAAGAAGCTAAGAAGTTAGTCCTGTTAGAACATGGTGATACAGAAAAAGATGTATCAACTAGTAACCATTTTTTCTTTATGGATTCAGAGGGAAATAAAGTGGTCTTAGAGCCGAAAGATGGTATTTTAATGGCTTATGATAATCCATATGGCGTACTAACGAATGCACCTGAATTTCCTTGGCATGCAACAAACTTAAAAAATTACCTTCATTTAAAACCAGAAAATGTGGAAGAAACTATTTTTAATGAAGCTACCGTTTCTAAGTTAGGAGAGGGAAGTGGGATGGTAGGTCTTCCTGGAGATTTTACACCACCATCAAGATTTGTGCGTTCTGCTTACTTTGTTTCAAATACTCCGAAGGACTTAAAAAGAGGGGCAGCGATTCTTCAAGCGTTCCGAATTTTATCTCAAGCAAATATTCCTACTGGAGCCATTGTTGATCCTGTTGGAGGTCACTGTGATGAAACGTTATATACAAGTGTGATGGATACGAATAAACAGGCATACTATATAAAATGTCACGATAATATTAATCTTCAATCATTTTACTTGGATGATTATAAAAACAACAATGAAATAACGTTTATTCCTCTGGAAAAAGAAATGAATTTGTAA
- a CDS encoding ABC transporter permease: MRKQKGLLFFVCFVFLFLFLPLLIVVITSFGENPSIQFPIQGFTFKWYANVFQVAGFLSSFWLSLKISMIATILALIVGVPAAYALSRHDFFGRKGLKSFFLSPTIIPGVVVGFSLFQFIVIRLQLPVFQGLLLGHFIISLPYIIRVVGGSLEQLDFSIEEAAWTLGSTRIIAFFKVVLPNISSGIFASFMLAFINSFNNIPVSQFLTGPGITTLPTSLMSYIEYNYDPTVSALSVMLMLATIGMMFAIEKTLGLASIS, translated from the coding sequence ATGCGTAAACAAAAAGGCCTCCTTTTCTTTGTATGCTTCGTTTTTCTTTTCTTATTCTTACCATTGTTAATTGTAGTGATTACTTCTTTTGGTGAGAATCCAAGTATCCAATTTCCAATTCAAGGTTTCACTTTCAAATGGTATGCAAATGTCTTTCAAGTTGCAGGATTTTTAAGCAGCTTCTGGTTGAGTTTAAAAATATCTATGATTGCGACTATATTGGCATTAATAGTCGGAGTACCTGCTGCTTATGCACTTTCTCGTCATGATTTTTTTGGTAGAAAAGGCTTGAAAAGTTTCTTCCTATCTCCGACCATTATTCCTGGTGTTGTAGTGGGCTTTTCTTTGTTTCAGTTCATTGTGATTCGTTTACAATTACCTGTCTTTCAAGGTCTATTGTTAGGTCACTTTATCATCAGTCTGCCGTACATCATCCGAGTCGTCGGTGGTAGTTTAGAACAATTAGACTTTTCTATTGAAGAAGCTGCTTGGACTCTAGGAAGTACAAGAATTATTGCCTTCTTTAAAGTAGTGCTACCAAATATCTCTTCAGGAATTTTTGCCTCCTTCATGTTGGCATTTATTAATTCCTTTAATAATATTCCCGTTTCTCAATTCTTAACGGGTCCTGGTATTACTACGTTACCTACTAGTTTAATGAGTTATATCGAATACAATTACGATCCGACTGTTTCAGCTTTGTCTGTGATGCTGATGCTTGCAACCATTGGCATGATGTTCGCAATAGAAAAAACGTTAGGTCTCGCTTCTATTTCCTAA
- the spx gene encoding transcriptional regulator Spx, which yields MVTLYVSPSCMSCRKARAWLQDNDIEFEERQLFSEPLSDIEMKNMLRLTEEGTSDLISTRSKAFQELEIDLEELSLPDLFDLVRNSPGLLRRPLILDEKRLVIGYNEDEIRCFLPREVRRMELAKLEVAIDEEFETA from the coding sequence TTGGTTACATTATATGTTTCACCAAGCTGTATGTCTTGCCGAAAAGCCCGCGCGTGGTTGCAAGATAATGATATTGAATTTGAGGAACGTCAGCTTTTTTCGGAGCCACTATCAGATATAGAAATGAAAAATATGCTTCGATTAACAGAAGAGGGAACTTCTGATCTTATCTCAACTCGTTCCAAAGCTTTTCAAGAACTAGAAATTGATTTAGAAGAACTGTCCTTGCCTGATTTATTTGATTTAGTTCGAAACTCTCCAGGTTTGCTTCGTCGCCCACTAATCTTAGATGAAAAACGCTTAGTCATTGGTTATAATGAAGATGAGATTCGTTGTTTCTTACCGAGAGAAGTGCGTAGGATGGAACTGGCTAAACTGGAAGTTGCTATAGATGAAGAGTTTGAAACAGCGTAA
- a CDS encoding phosphatase PAP2 family protein — MNDLHTNKIRRDYQASALSLIPFLIMALANIFKLEWLNTMDQTIGTAAIRARNDFFTPFARFFTTLGGVPFSILFLAIVCMIFFFILKRKNLAIWYGFTAAIGAAGLNQLVKYSFKKPRPTFEHLVIQGGYTFPSGHSMGSVIIFGGFLFLVLHLYKDLKMKRFWISCIFLLVLLIGLSRIYLGVHFASDVIGGYSLGASTLFAFIGLYHTSENKK, encoded by the coding sequence ATGAACGATTTACATACAAATAAGATTCGTCGTGATTACCAGGCGAGCGCTCTCTCTCTTATTCCTTTTCTAATAATGGCTTTAGCAAATATTTTTAAATTAGAATGGCTAAATACTATGGATCAAACAATCGGGACCGCTGCAATCAGAGCTCGTAATGATTTTTTCACTCCTTTCGCACGTTTCTTTACAACTCTAGGTGGAGTTCCTTTTTCTATTCTGTTCTTAGCTATTGTCTGTATGATTTTCTTTTTTATTTTAAAAAGAAAGAATCTAGCTATTTGGTACGGGTTTACAGCTGCTATTGGGGCGGCTGGATTAAATCAACTGGTAAAATATTCCTTTAAAAAGCCTAGGCCGACATTTGAACATTTAGTAATTCAAGGTGGTTATACTTTCCCTAGTGGACATTCTATGGGATCTGTTATTATTTTTGGTGGCTTCCTTTTTTTAGTTCTTCATCTATATAAAGATTTAAAAATGAAACGATTTTGGATCAGTTGCATCTTCCTACTCGTATTATTAATTGGATTAAGTCGCATCTATCTGGGAGTTCATTTCGCTTCAGATGTTATTGGTGGATATTCTCTAGGTGCTTCAACACTATTTGCGTTCATCGGTCTGTATCATACAAGTGAAAATAAAAAATAG